The Desulfovibrio subterraneus genome has a window encoding:
- a CDS encoding mechanosensitive ion channel domain-containing protein: MLILHTRPIVSFRPTERATQTMKTTRSARSLTAAAVLCCLLFAVVTALVTATAAHAQPATSLQGILEVKQRELTMLTSAEEDIAQSVDQRLDDAKDEYNDVRKLYGETLLAQGLSLASPIEERALSRQLHALERRLATVRSSLQDINDQANIRLDRLGTINTRNDFSARKDLSPEMQEFVTTYLSQIMQLRARLDAQQNKAETQLKQVTTLFDKIRSKRNQKEEGLANHWKDYFFRNSEPLVSIELWKQPGSIPLWFSVRIVALGQELALLQTKIFSAALLSMFIFTVVATGGVPLMRAALRDNSVPGTIAARLHRSGLLGTIGFALVVSDMRIFGGAAPSFSVFSWFLFGYGVLMGSNAIRRAVVPNFNNIPKTAVSWLFLIGGLMLINETPAKLAVPMWTVVLLLFLGYMTFKHRKDPTRGAVALTVWFWIATILTLISLAGFARFSAFLCMFWFGGYVAYGASAGLMATLNRSLSFLPDEGGYVMLKGAILGVASPLVWTSSSALGLYWFYQFLGAGILKTVGELTISWEGFSLKFASVLLLAILFYVTRACSHLARGALDRMAERWPKGQRGSVLSLKTMANYGLWIIYGLVGLHILGVSLTSLTVVAGGLSVGIGFGMQTIFNNFFSGLILLFGRSIQQGDIIQVGDLWCTVRTINIRATVVETFDNASLIIPNSDLVTTQVTNWTKNNATIRRDLVVGVAYGSDIELVRKTLLTVAEGHSHVLRRPQPAVIFNDFGASTLDFILRVWINDIDYALSTISDLRFAIDKAFREANIEIAFPQMDLHIRSAPALQELQSAHNLQPAQAGRKTGGNPEATPDHDEE; encoded by the coding sequence ATGCTCATTCTGCATACACGCCCCATTGTTTCGTTCCGCCCGACAGAACGGGCCACACAGACTATGAAAACCACGCGGTCCGCACGCTCTCTGACAGCCGCGGCTGTTCTCTGCTGCCTGCTGTTCGCCGTTGTTACCGCGCTCGTTACCGCAACTGCGGCCCACGCCCAGCCTGCCACGTCGCTGCAGGGCATACTTGAGGTCAAACAACGCGAACTGACCATGCTCACCAGCGCGGAAGAGGATATTGCACAGTCCGTTGACCAGCGCCTAGACGATGCCAAAGACGAGTACAACGACGTGCGCAAACTGTATGGCGAAACCCTGCTCGCGCAGGGCCTTTCGCTCGCTTCGCCCATAGAGGAACGCGCTCTGAGCAGGCAGCTGCACGCGCTTGAGCGTCGTCTGGCGACCGTGCGCAGCTCCCTGCAGGACATAAACGATCAGGCCAACATCCGGCTCGACCGACTGGGCACCATCAATACCCGCAACGACTTTTCGGCCCGCAAAGATCTGTCGCCCGAAATGCAGGAATTCGTCACCACCTACCTGAGCCAGATCATGCAGTTGCGCGCAAGACTTGATGCGCAGCAGAACAAGGCAGAAACACAGCTCAAACAGGTTACCACCCTCTTCGACAAGATCCGCTCCAAGCGCAACCAGAAGGAAGAAGGACTCGCCAACCACTGGAAGGATTATTTTTTCCGCAACAGTGAACCGCTTGTTTCCATTGAACTCTGGAAGCAGCCCGGCTCCATCCCGCTGTGGTTTTCCGTCCGCATAGTGGCACTGGGGCAGGAACTTGCCCTGCTGCAAACCAAAATTTTCTCCGCCGCTCTGCTCAGCATGTTCATCTTCACCGTGGTGGCCACAGGGGGTGTTCCCCTCATGCGCGCGGCCCTGCGGGATAATTCCGTTCCCGGCACCATTGCCGCACGGCTGCACCGTTCAGGGTTACTCGGCACTATAGGGTTTGCACTTGTTGTTTCCGACATGCGTATTTTCGGCGGTGCCGCCCCTTCATTCAGCGTGTTCAGCTGGTTCCTGTTCGGCTACGGCGTGCTCATGGGGTCCAACGCCATACGGCGCGCTGTTGTACCCAACTTCAACAACATTCCCAAAACTGCCGTCTCATGGCTGTTCCTCATCGGCGGGCTCATGCTCATCAACGAAACGCCCGCTAAGCTTGCAGTCCCCATGTGGACGGTCGTGCTGCTGCTGTTCCTCGGCTACATGACCTTCAAGCACCGCAAAGACCCCACACGGGGGGCCGTGGCGCTTACCGTGTGGTTCTGGATAGCCACCATTCTCACGCTCATCAGCCTTGCGGGCTTTGCCCGTTTTTCCGCCTTCCTCTGCATGTTCTGGTTCGGCGGCTACGTTGCCTACGGCGCAAGTGCGGGGCTCATGGCCACCTTGAACCGCAGCCTATCTTTCCTGCCGGACGAAGGCGGCTATGTCATGCTCAAAGGTGCCATACTCGGCGTTGCCTCTCCCCTTGTCTGGACGTCTTCATCAGCTCTCGGCCTGTACTGGTTCTATCAGTTCCTCGGCGCGGGCATTCTCAAGACAGTGGGCGAGCTGACCATAAGCTGGGAAGGATTCTCGCTCAAATTTGCCAGCGTGCTGTTGCTGGCCATTCTCTTTTACGTCACACGCGCCTGCTCGCATCTGGCACGGGGCGCACTGGATCGCATGGCCGAACGCTGGCCCAAGGGGCAGCGCGGCTCTGTGCTCTCGCTCAAGACCATGGCGAACTACGGCCTGTGGATCATCTACGGGCTGGTCGGCCTGCATATCCTCGGCGTAAGCCTCACCAGCCTCACGGTTGTTGCGGGTGGTCTTTCCGTGGGTATCGGCTTCGGCATGCAGACCATCTTCAACAACTTCTTCAGCGGACTCATTCTGCTGTTCGGCCGTTCCATCCAGCAGGGCGACATCATTCAGGTGGGCGACCTGTGGTGCACGGTGCGCACCATCAACATCCGCGCAACGGTTGTGGAAACATTCGACAACGCCTCGCTCATCATTCCCAACTCGGACCTTGTCACCACGCAGGTGACCAACTGGACCAAGAACAACGCCACCATCCGCCGCGACCTTGTGGTAGGCGTGGCCTACGGCTCGGATATCGAACTGGTCCGCAAGACCCTGCTTACCGTGGCGGAAGGTCACTCCCACGTGCTGCGCCGGCCCCAGCCTGCGGTCATTTTCAACGATTTCGGCGCAAGCACGCTCGACTTCATCCTGCGCGTGTGGATCAACGACATAGACTATGCCCTTTCCACCATCTCGGACCTGCGCTTTGCCATCGACAAGGCATTCCGCGAGGCGAACATAGAAATCGCCTTCCCGCAGATGGACCTGCATATCCGCTCCGCCCCCGCCCTGCAGGAACTGCAGTCCGCACACAACCTCCAGCCTGCGCAGGCAGGCAGGAAAACCGGCGGCAATCCGGAAGCCACGCCGGACCATGACGAGGAATAG
- a CDS encoding ATP-binding protein — protein MTQNQIIQFQEKQLELLRRERAAAMDALELAASLGSFAPSLSQHSDTRPILEETCLRARKMIDMKGVAIYLAQEGTYDFAMQYCDTPGMNELIEREVNSLIDDNSFAYAMKSNEPLFFLTRDGKHQILLHVIGSASRIRGMLVGVLQQDKDGILDTTRRLFSVVMLSAAHAMESHEVNKLFAEDNKRLEQKVLARTRALEDTNRQLQQIFNSIQTGVIITNAKTQKIHDANPAALAMLKAKPEDLIGTSCAGSICFEEPENCPFHNRLALRMNYEHTLRRTDGVNIPIIENVTEIQLGGHLFFLKSFMDISEQKKLQQLKEDVERITRHDLKSPLNGIINLPDVIVDIGPLNDDQLEMLKHIKESGFKMLKTINASLDLFKMETGTYTFVPATIDIMQILRNVFMDIAPLSSALQISHSITVDGEAFEPGDKILVRAEETMLYYLFSNLLTNAAEASPQGHHVSVSILPMGERVAVDIHNFGVVPEEIRANFFSKYVTFGKKGGTGLGTFSAKLITDTLGGEISFTTSEEMGTTVTVVLPAA, from the coding sequence ATGACACAGAACCAGATAATACAATTTCAAGAAAAGCAGCTTGAGTTGCTGCGCCGCGAAAGAGCCGCTGCCATGGATGCCCTTGAGCTTGCTGCTTCGCTCGGCAGTTTTGCGCCTTCTCTGTCGCAGCACAGTGACACCCGCCCCATTCTGGAAGAAACCTGCCTGCGTGCCCGCAAGATGATCGACATGAAAGGAGTGGCCATCTATCTGGCGCAGGAAGGAACGTATGACTTCGCCATGCAGTACTGCGACACCCCCGGCATGAACGAACTGATAGAGCGGGAGGTGAACAGCCTCATCGATGACAATTCTTTCGCGTATGCCATGAAAAGCAACGAGCCTCTCTTCTTCCTCACACGCGACGGCAAGCACCAGATACTGCTGCATGTCATCGGTTCGGCATCGCGGATACGGGGCATGCTGGTCGGCGTGTTGCAGCAGGACAAAGACGGCATTCTGGATACTACACGAAGACTGTTTTCCGTTGTCATGCTCTCTGCGGCGCATGCCATGGAAAGCCATGAGGTGAACAAGCTCTTTGCAGAAGACAATAAGCGGCTGGAGCAGAAGGTACTCGCCCGCACCCGTGCGCTGGAAGATACCAACAGACAGCTGCAGCAGATTTTCAACTCAATCCAGACGGGCGTTATCATCACCAACGCGAAAACCCAGAAAATTCATGATGCAAATCCCGCAGCCCTTGCCATGCTCAAGGCAAAGCCAGAAGATCTCATCGGCACAAGTTGCGCGGGCAGCATATGCTTTGAGGAACCCGAAAACTGTCCCTTCCATAACCGGCTGGCATTACGCATGAATTATGAGCATACCCTGCGAAGAACTGACGGGGTGAATATTCCCATCATCGAGAACGTTACCGAAATCCAGCTGGGCGGCCACCTCTTCTTTCTGAAGAGCTTCATGGACATCTCAGAACAGAAGAAACTGCAACAACTCAAGGAAGATGTGGAGCGCATAACCCGCCACGATCTCAAGTCTCCCCTCAACGGCATCATCAACCTGCCTGACGTGATCGTAGACATAGGCCCGCTCAATGATGACCAGCTTGAAATGCTCAAGCACATCAAGGAGTCCGGCTTCAAGATGCTCAAAACCATCAACGCATCGCTCGACCTTTTCAAAATGGAAACGGGAACCTATACCTTTGTTCCCGCAACAATAGATATCATGCAGATTCTGCGGAACGTGTTCATGGATATTGCCCCGCTCTCAAGCGCCCTGCAGATTTCCCATTCCATCACCGTTGACGGAGAAGCCTTTGAACCGGGCGATAAGATACTCGTCCGCGCAGAAGAAACCATGCTCTATTACCTCTTCTCCAATCTGCTGACCAATGCGGCAGAAGCCTCGCCTCAGGGCCACCACGTCAGTGTGAGCATTCTGCCCATGGGCGAACGTGTCGCTGTGGACATCCACAACTTCGGCGTGGTGCCTGAAGAGATTCGCGCAAACTTCTTCAGCAAGTACGTCACATTCGGTAAAAAGGGCGGAACAGGGCTCGGCACATTTTCCGCCAAGCTCATAACAGATACCCTTGGCGGCGAAATCTCTTTCACCACATCAGAAGAAATGGGCACCACCGTCACGGTCGTGCTCCCTGCCGCCTAG
- a CDS encoding HDOD domain-containing protein yields MGKVNASDLRTGMILASDAFSSNGRLLLPRGTVLDEQHIRVLKIWGALDADIEHVSAGEAQQESLLSIPEHDLAAARQFVDSLFSAANLASPPMPELHTACMKLYVSRLQAGQTLSTDTFNWNPIPQPDNISKSSLEEFVNTDKGLASFPDIYFRISNALEDPSSTANKLAEVISKDPSISAKLLSLVNSPFYGFGQRIDSLSRSVALVGAREISQLALGVAVIDLFIGVPDGIISVRGFWQHSVACGVLNRILASHMQGMQQERCFVIGLLHDIGRLVMLKLAPQHVAWAVNLSRTTGISLYLAERTIFGFDHTDVARALFKRWNLPEELLDGVAEHHGLNDIPSVEAALCSVADTLAIAMGFGANGSILVRTIPPTIWKTINLPESAIEATILAAERQIHDITSIFLS; encoded by the coding sequence ATGGGAAAGGTCAACGCATCAGACCTGCGGACGGGAATGATACTCGCCTCCGACGCGTTCAGCTCCAACGGCAGGTTGCTTCTTCCCAGAGGGACCGTGCTGGACGAGCAGCACATACGCGTGCTCAAGATTTGGGGAGCACTTGATGCCGACATAGAACATGTTTCCGCAGGCGAGGCACAACAGGAATCGCTGCTCAGCATACCGGAACACGATCTTGCCGCTGCACGCCAGTTTGTGGACAGCCTTTTCAGCGCGGCGAATCTTGCCTCACCGCCCATGCCGGAACTCCACACCGCCTGCATGAAGTTGTATGTCAGCCGGTTGCAGGCCGGTCAGACTCTTTCTACCGACACCTTCAACTGGAACCCCATTCCCCAACCGGACAACATCTCGAAATCCAGCCTTGAGGAGTTCGTGAATACCGACAAGGGGCTCGCCTCTTTTCCCGACATATACTTCCGCATAAGCAATGCACTTGAAGACCCGAGCTCCACGGCCAACAAGCTGGCCGAGGTCATTTCCAAAGACCCCAGCATCAGCGCCAAGCTGCTCAGCCTGGTCAACAGTCCGTTCTACGGCTTCGGGCAGCGCATAGACTCGCTCAGCAGAAGCGTGGCTCTTGTGGGCGCACGCGAAATAAGCCAGCTGGCGCTTGGCGTGGCCGTCATCGACCTGTTCATCGGCGTGCCGGACGGCATCATCTCCGTACGTGGCTTCTGGCAGCACTCCGTTGCCTGCGGTGTGCTGAACCGCATCCTTGCCTCGCATATGCAGGGCATGCAGCAGGAACGCTGTTTCGTCATAGGCCTGCTGCACGACATAGGCCGTCTGGTCATGCTCAAACTGGCCCCCCAGCATGTGGCGTGGGCAGTAAACCTGTCTCGGACCACCGGCATTTCCCTCTATCTGGCGGAACGGACCATCTTCGGATTCGATCATACGGATGTTGCAAGGGCCCTGTTCAAACGATGGAATCTGCCCGAAGAGCTGCTTGACGGCGTTGCCGAACACCATGGCCTGAATGATATTCCCTCTGTTGAAGCCGCCCTGTGCTCTGTGGCGGATACGCTCGCCATAGCCATGGGGTTCGGTGCCAACGGCTCCATACTCGTCCGCACCATTCCCCCGACGATATGGAAAACAATAAACCTGCCCGAAAGCGCCATTGAAGCAACAATACTTGCTGCCGAACGACAGATTCACGACATCACCAGTATTTTTCTCAGCTGA
- a CDS encoding MlaA family lipoprotein, with amino-acid sequence MKTAHPSRAIMTRSLIRSLIRLIGLLVCLCALAGCGATRTAPERTLEKTPFRTPVSHVVTAPQAEDEAEQRKMKNVSLLAVNDPAERLNRTIYTFNAKLDRAVLIPVVTGYEAVVPPQLRSGIANGISNINEIPRLANAMLQGDPSKCGIIVARFVINSTLGIGGLFDPATKLEFYPQNEDFGQTLGVWGVPQGPYVVLPVYGPSNIRDSVGLAGDMVFAYYQMEYLYELAEIGDRDTARYTNTVVRGVNTRAGIPFRYYTMDTPFEYEILRFAYTKARQLESER; translated from the coding sequence ATGAAGACAGCACACCCCTCCCGCGCCATCATGACCCGCTCCCTGATTCGCTCCCTGATCCGCCTCATAGGGCTTCTTGTCTGCCTCTGCGCACTGGCAGGGTGCGGCGCCACACGGACCGCCCCTGAAAGGACTCTGGAAAAAACACCTTTCCGAACCCCGGTATCACATGTCGTGACCGCACCGCAGGCAGAAGATGAAGCCGAGCAGAGAAAGATGAAAAATGTCTCACTGCTTGCCGTCAACGATCCTGCCGAGCGATTGAACAGAACGATCTACACGTTCAACGCCAAGCTCGACCGCGCCGTGCTCATTCCCGTGGTCACGGGCTACGAAGCCGTGGTGCCCCCGCAGCTCCGCTCCGGCATTGCCAACGGCATAAGCAACATCAACGAAATCCCCAGACTGGCAAACGCCATGCTGCAGGGCGATCCTTCCAAATGCGGCATCATCGTGGCGCGGTTCGTCATCAACTCCACGCTGGGCATAGGCGGTTTGTTCGATCCCGCCACGAAGCTCGAGTTCTATCCGCAGAACGAAGATTTCGGCCAGACCCTCGGCGTATGGGGCGTCCCTCAGGGCCCCTATGTGGTGCTGCCGGTATACGGTCCCTCCAACATCCGCGATTCTGTGGGCCTTGCCGGTGACATGGTGTTTGCCTACTACCAGATGGAATATTTGTATGAACTGGCCGAGATCGGCGACCGCGACACGGCCAGGTACACCAACACAGTGGTGCGCGGGGTGAACACACGGGCGGGAATTCCCTTCCGGTACTACACGATGGATACGCCCTTCGAATACGAAATCCTGCGCTTTGCCTACACAAAGGCACGGCAGCTCGAATCGGAACGCTGA
- a CDS encoding alpha/beta hydrolase fold domain-containing protein, with protein MTAKVPATFFHYLLTLFLLAGSHAFAASSGTAGQSTGAYPFANRYEATVFGTPPEFRFQLKQRVTPVTPSVRSISIENRQVPEIFWYCKSVEYAEMLQKDEAPLIFIIAGTGGRFSSSKVEFLQRLFYDAGYHTVALSSPTHFNYIASLSKHGVAGYVPYDTEDLYTLMQWVKEDVESRRKVSRYSVTGYSLGAMHSAFLAERDRHEKRFNFDKVLLINPPVDLFSSATTFDSWLEAQNGNQTPQKAIDKFIRQFSEFYKSNNFAQLDSEVLYRFFTTVDMTDTELKQLIGASFRLTSSSMIFTSDVCLNAGYVVPANTHLDTASPLMRYFDTASQITFQDYFREFLLPYLQYTDSGMTEEKALADCSLRKIADFLRTSDNIRLVGNEDDPILQTDEVAFLKQTFGKRATLFATGGHCGNMQYVDFAQAMLRAMERQE; from the coding sequence ATGACAGCAAAGGTTCCTGCAACCTTTTTCCATTACCTGCTCACATTATTCCTGCTTGCAGGCTCGCACGCGTTTGCCGCCTCTTCCGGAACAGCAGGACAAAGCACGGGGGCATATCCCTTTGCAAACCGGTATGAGGCCACCGTTTTCGGCACGCCTCCCGAGTTCCGCTTCCAGCTCAAGCAGCGCGTGACGCCGGTGACCCCTTCTGTACGGTCCATCAGCATCGAAAACAGGCAGGTTCCCGAAATCTTCTGGTACTGCAAATCTGTCGAATATGCCGAGATGCTCCAGAAGGACGAAGCTCCGCTCATTTTCATCATTGCCGGAACAGGCGGGAGGTTCAGCTCCTCCAAGGTGGAGTTCCTGCAGCGCCTCTTCTACGATGCGGGCTATCACACCGTGGCCCTGTCTTCGCCCACGCACTTCAATTACATTGCCAGCCTGTCAAAGCACGGCGTAGCAGGCTATGTTCCCTATGACACGGAAGATCTCTACACCCTGATGCAGTGGGTAAAGGAAGATGTGGAATCGCGCCGCAAGGTCAGCCGTTACAGCGTAACGGGCTATAGCCTCGGCGCCATGCACTCGGCCTTTCTGGCGGAACGCGACAGGCACGAGAAGCGCTTCAACTTCGACAAGGTACTGCTCATCAACCCGCCGGTAGACCTTTTCAGCTCCGCCACAACCTTTGATTCGTGGCTGGAAGCCCAAAATGGAAACCAGACCCCCCAAAAGGCCATAGACAAGTTCATCCGGCAGTTCTCTGAATTCTACAAATCAAACAATTTCGCGCAGCTGGACAGCGAAGTCCTCTACCGCTTCTTCACCACGGTGGATATGACCGATACGGAACTGAAGCAGCTTATCGGGGCCAGCTTCCGTCTTACCTCGTCGTCCATGATCTTCACCTCGGACGTGTGCCTCAATGCCGGATATGTGGTGCCCGCCAACACGCACCTCGATACAGCCTCGCCCCTGATGCGCTATTTCGATACGGCCAGCCAGATCACGTTTCAGGACTACTTCCGCGAATTTCTGCTGCCGTATCTGCAATATACTGACTCCGGCATGACGGAAGAAAAGGCCCTTGCAGACTGTTCATTACGCAAAATTGCAGACTTTCTGCGCACGTCGGACAACATACGGCTTGTGGGTAACGAGGATGATCCCATCCTGCAGACGGACGAGGTCGCCTTCCTGAAACAGACCTTCGGCAAACGGGCAACGCTTTTTGCAACGGGGGGCCACTGCGGCAACATGCAATACGTCGATTTCGCGCAGGCCATGCTGCGTGCCATGGAACGGCAGGAGTAA
- a CDS encoding methyl-accepting chemotaxis protein translates to MKFWLQTISARFLLLSVFSMLAMGAIAGVSLTALSDLGKTFETMKNIHIDGKMATLAINRDINYVSRLTRNIMLGSNYDKDMKSLDGRISDIRDSFRILRDSAEGDEQIALVAKAEEAALSFVEDGRRFSRELATVPSDERHTYYGAYGESATPLAMQSRKYFGELIRIKEEGFDKSMADFAESVRKARIVALGSLGGVVALLGICSFLVLRSITNPLRTARRFAEDVANGDYREIDVASFRGELAVLMESLNLMVQQLRKRIAYAQGVLEGLSVPCLVTNGEGIVEWTNDHLLELAEKSGKPSDYAGESTSRLLAAEGQSGCVCVEAIKQRAPLHKEMVLTTGKGHKVVADVKATPFYDMDGHLLGAISSFFDLTDSRRRERLINEQNAKLAQSAGEVARISSELEVAAHDLETVIASCRSGAENQKDRTSNVAAAIDQMNATVADIARSASDSARIAAETRETAMGGADVVSSVISTVREVSDRGDTLVSDMEVLQKQADGIGEIISVINDIADQTNLLALNAAIEAARAGDAGRGFAVVADEVRKLAEKTVHATKQVAEYVGAIQVSTNKNCRATTETTAKIRHAVDLATQAGDALKSILQLAGRTADQVRSIATAAEEQSVTNEQIARSSEEIHVTATHSSQELQKSGRSVVRLNELAAQLSGTVSSMESMR, encoded by the coding sequence ATGAAGTTCTGGCTACAGACCATTTCCGCCCGGTTCCTGCTGCTCAGCGTTTTCAGTATGTTGGCAATGGGGGCTATCGCCGGCGTATCGCTCACGGCATTGTCCGATCTGGGTAAGACCTTCGAGACAATGAAAAATATACACATCGACGGCAAGATGGCCACGCTCGCCATCAACCGCGACATCAACTATGTCAGCCGTCTCACCCGCAATATCATGCTCGGCAGCAACTATGACAAGGATATGAAGAGCCTGGACGGCCGTATTTCCGATATACGGGACAGCTTCAGAATCCTGCGCGATTCCGCCGAGGGAGATGAGCAAATCGCGCTGGTTGCCAAGGCGGAAGAAGCCGCTCTCAGCTTTGTGGAAGACGGCAGGCGCTTTTCTCGAGAGCTTGCAACGGTGCCGAGCGATGAACGACACACCTACTACGGCGCGTATGGTGAATCTGCAACGCCGCTGGCCATGCAGTCGCGCAAATATTTCGGAGAGCTGATCCGCATAAAGGAAGAAGGCTTCGACAAGTCCATGGCCGACTTTGCCGAGTCGGTCAGAAAGGCTCGTATCGTCGCGCTGGGCTCGCTTGGGGGAGTGGTGGCGCTGCTGGGCATCTGCAGTTTCCTTGTGCTGCGTTCCATCACCAATCCCCTGCGCACAGCGCGGCGTTTTGCCGAAGATGTGGCCAATGGTGATTACAGAGAGATTGATGTGGCTTCCTTCAGGGGTGAACTTGCCGTGCTCATGGAATCCCTTAACCTGATGGTGCAGCAGTTGCGCAAGCGCATAGCCTATGCGCAGGGGGTGCTTGAGGGGTTAAGCGTGCCCTGTCTGGTGACCAACGGTGAAGGCATTGTGGAATGGACTAACGACCACCTGCTTGAACTGGCAGAAAAGTCCGGCAAGCCTTCCGACTATGCCGGAGAATCCACGAGCCGTCTGCTTGCAGCAGAAGGGCAGAGCGGCTGCGTGTGTGTGGAAGCCATCAAGCAGCGCGCGCCTCTGCACAAGGAAATGGTGCTGACCACGGGTAAGGGCCACAAGGTTGTTGCGGATGTGAAGGCCACCCCCTTCTATGACATGGACGGCCACCTGCTCGGTGCCATTTCAAGCTTTTTCGATCTGACTGACAGTCGCAGGCGTGAACGGCTGATCAACGAACAGAATGCCAAGCTGGCCCAGAGTGCCGGTGAGGTTGCACGAATCAGCAGCGAGCTGGAAGTGGCTGCCCATGATCTTGAGACTGTGATTGCATCCTGTCGTTCAGGTGCGGAAAACCAGAAGGACCGTACCTCAAACGTGGCGGCCGCCATTGACCAGATGAACGCCACCGTAGCCGACATTGCCCGCAGCGCCTCCGATTCCGCCCGGATTGCGGCGGAAACACGCGAAACCGCCATGGGCGGGGCCGATGTGGTCTCCAGTGTCATTTCCACGGTGCGGGAAGTGAGCGACCGTGGGGATACCCTTGTCTCCGACATGGAAGTGCTGCAGAAGCAGGCGGATGGTATTGGCGAAATCATTTCCGTCATCAACGACATTGCGGATCAGACCAACCTGCTTGCGCTGAACGCTGCCATTGAAGCGGCGCGGGCCGGAGATGCCGGACGCGGTTTTGCCGTGGTGGCAGACGAAGTGCGCAAACTGGCAGAAAAGACCGTGCACGCCACCAAGCAGGTGGCAGAGTATGTGGGCGCCATTCAGGTGAGCACCAACAAGAATTGCAGGGCAACCACGGAAACGACCGCCAAGATCCGCCATGCTGTTGATCTGGCCACACAGGCAGGAGATGCCCTGAAGTCCATTCTGCAGCTGGCAGGCAGAACGGCAGATCAGGTGCGCTCCATTGCCACGGCCGCCGAGGAGCAGAGCGTGACCAACGAGCAGATTGCCCGCTCTTCGGAAGAGATTCATGTAACAGCCACCCACTCATCGCAGGAGCTGCAGAAGTCCGGCAGGTCCGTTGTCCGCCTCAACGAGCTGGCTGCCCAGCTCAGTGGCACGGTTTCGAGCATGGAGAGCATGCGCTAA
- a CDS encoding GtrA family protein, which produces MHHYVRFIAAGVANTAVHFIVFSLLIGTMSIEVANVFAFLTANLFSFFVASYFVFKVRSRSFRQYLLFLCVSSVGAAISYGIGIFCGRMQLPPLAAPLLVAVIIPPISYLLQRFVFWGKATADRKTP; this is translated from the coding sequence ATGCATCACTATGTCCGCTTCATTGCCGCCGGGGTGGCAAATACCGCGGTGCACTTCATCGTGTTTTCGCTCCTCATCGGCACCATGAGCATTGAAGTGGCAAACGTGTTTGCGTTTCTTACAGCCAACCTGTTTTCCTTCTTCGTGGCCTCGTATTTCGTTTTCAAGGTGCGTTCCCGTTCATTCAGGCAATACCTGCTGTTCCTTTGCGTATCGAGCGTCGGGGCCGCCATCAGCTATGGCATAGGCATTTTCTGCGGCCGCATGCAGCTGCCGCCCCTTGCGGCTCCGCTGCTTGTTGCTGTCATCATCCCCCCCATCAGTTATCTGCTGCAACGGTTCGTCTTCTGGGGAAAAGCCACAGCTGACCGAAAAACGCCGTAG